The Paenibacillus uliginis N3/975 genome has a window encoding:
- a CDS encoding aspartate/glutamate racemase family protein: MDTKKLGVIGGMGPQATSVFFEKVIENTAAECDQDHIDMLILNHATLPDRTKVILEGRRELFLDAVANDFKLLELAGVANIAIPCNTSHYFYDDMQQMTSVNIINMVDETVKEIHGRYGDGSKIGILATNGTVSSGIYRASCERYDMKLYEPAPSLQSEVMDIIYNDVKGSKNVDPSKLESLIHQLVYEERCQCVILACTELSCIELSNFYKECSIDAMEVLVNRSITLSGKQVASDK, from the coding sequence ATGGATACTAAAAAGTTAGGCGTCATCGGCGGTATGGGCCCACAAGCCACCTCGGTATTTTTTGAAAAGGTTATTGAGAATACAGCGGCTGAGTGCGATCAGGATCATATTGATATGCTTATTCTGAATCACGCCACCCTGCCCGATCGAACCAAAGTCATCCTAGAGGGACGCCGCGAGCTATTCTTGGACGCCGTGGCGAATGATTTCAAACTGCTGGAACTGGCTGGTGTCGCAAACATCGCTATTCCGTGTAATACATCCCATTATTTCTATGACGACATGCAGCAGATGACCTCTGTCAACATCATTAATATGGTTGACGAGACGGTAAAGGAAATTCACGGGCGTTATGGCGACGGCAGCAAGATTGGTATTCTGGCGACAAATGGTACGGTCAGCAGCGGAATCTACCGTGCCAGCTGTGAAAGATACGACATGAAGCTATACGAACCAGCTCCTTCACTTCAAAGTGAGGTCATGGACATTATTTATAACGATGTAAAAGGCAGCAAAAACGTAGATCCAAGCAAGCTGGAATCCCTTATCCATCAGCTGGTGTATGAGGAGCGCTGCCAATGTGTCATTCTCGCATGCACGGAGTTGTCCTGCATTGAATTAAGTAATTTCTACAAGGAATGCTCCATTGATGCGATGGAAGTGCTCGTCAATCGCTCGATTACGTTATCGGGTAAGCAGGTAGCATCTGATAAATAA
- a CDS encoding carboxylate--amine ligase, translating to MNNKVVILGCNYYIGLSTIRCLGIHGIHTVAVDYSNKHAYGAESKYTSERLIAPHYKEETQSFIRFLIDYARKQSSPPVLIPCHDSYVEIIDEHLDELREYYLIPNSEQGLYTKMMNKEVLHRLAEEHGVNVPETVRVNEDNFFEKIESTIKFPCIVKPTDSPSFVAKFRRKLFKVHNKQELVEALNKAADAGLEVIVQRIIPGFDDHMHTFDAYLNQDSKVTNWVTCQKFRQYPINFGASVYTGQKYVQELYDIGAPFLEKMGWKGFAEIEFKKDAETGKFYLIEVNCRITNLNNLLYKVGMNIPYITYMELTGSPQPPSALTENTNRVFWYGYEDMLAVRDYIKTKQLTVGQVFKSLFKPKAYAIWDWKDPKPAFAYASIIGGKVFNKLFRR from the coding sequence ATGAACAACAAAGTGGTAATTTTAGGTTGTAACTATTATATTGGTCTGAGCACGATTCGCTGCTTGGGCATTCATGGCATTCATACGGTCGCTGTCGACTATTCAAATAAACATGCTTACGGTGCGGAGTCAAAGTATACTTCGGAAAGATTGATCGCTCCACATTATAAGGAAGAAACACAATCTTTCATCCGATTTTTAATTGATTATGCCCGTAAACAAAGCTCTCCTCCAGTTCTTATACCATGTCATGATTCCTATGTTGAAATCATTGACGAGCATTTGGATGAGTTGAGAGAATACTATCTTATTCCGAACTCTGAACAAGGTCTCTATACCAAAATGATGAATAAAGAGGTTCTTCACCGGCTTGCTGAGGAACACGGAGTAAACGTACCGGAGACGGTTCGTGTAAACGAGGACAACTTCTTCGAGAAGATTGAATCGACAATCAAGTTTCCTTGTATCGTCAAGCCAACGGATTCACCTTCCTTTGTAGCTAAGTTTCGCCGCAAACTGTTTAAAGTGCACAACAAGCAAGAACTTGTTGAAGCGCTCAATAAGGCAGCGGATGCCGGGCTGGAAGTCATCGTACAACGTATCATCCCCGGCTTCGACGATCACATGCATACGTTCGATGCCTATCTGAATCAGGACTCTAAGGTTACGAATTGGGTTACATGCCAAAAGTTCCGTCAATATCCTATCAACTTCGGCGCTTCAGTCTATACCGGACAAAAGTATGTTCAAGAGCTATACGACATCGGTGCACCGTTCCTGGAGAAGATGGGCTGGAAGGGTTTTGCCGAAATTGAATTTAAAAAGGATGCCGAAACGGGTAAATTTTACTTAATCGAGGTTAACTGCCGGATCACGAACCTGAACAACCTGCTTTATAAGGTCGGAATGAACATTCCTTATATCACCTATATGGAGCTAACAGGCTCACCTCAGCCTCCTAGTGCGCTGACAGAGAATACAAACCGTGTGTTCTGGTATGGATATGAAGATATGCTTGCTGTACGTGACTATATCAAAACAAAGCAATTGACCGTGGGTCAGGTGTTCAAATCGCTGTTCAAACCGAAAGCATACGCCATTTGGGACTGGAAGGATCCAAAGCCGGCCTTTGCTTATGCGTCTATCATCGGTGGGAAAGTATTTAATAAGTTATTTAGAAGATAA
- a CDS encoding peptidylprolyl isomerase, with protein sequence MKQRNKLLTVLLSLMTLLVIVTGCGVDEKKETNNNTSNAGSPAPAEEPATEKKVVPDPNASHPVVTIEMDSGKKITLELYPEVAPNTVNNFISLVKQGFYNGTGFHRVIPGFMIQGGDPDGTGMGGPDYSIAGEFNANGFQNDLEHTRGVLSMARAQDPDSAGSQFFIMHADYPDLNDQYAAFGKVTEGMEVVDEIAGLPTGENDRPADPLPTMKKVTVDTLGKDYPEPEKK encoded by the coding sequence ATGAAACAAAGAAACAAATTATTAACTGTCCTTCTGTCCCTGATGACCCTACTGGTGATCGTAACCGGCTGCGGCGTGGACGAAAAGAAGGAAACGAACAACAACACGAGCAATGCAGGCTCTCCTGCACCGGCTGAGGAACCAGCCACCGAGAAAAAAGTAGTTCCCGATCCTAATGCAAGCCACCCTGTCGTCACCATTGAAATGGACAGCGGTAAAAAGATCACACTTGAGCTTTACCCGGAAGTTGCTCCTAATACGGTTAACAACTTTATCTCTCTGGTGAAGCAAGGCTTTTATAATGGGACAGGCTTCCACCGTGTTATTCCCGGCTTCATGATTCAAGGCGGCGATCCGGATGGAACCGGTATGGGAGGTCCCGATTACAGCATTGCCGGAGAATTCAACGCTAACGGCTTCCAGAACGATCTAGAGCATACTCGCGGAGTTCTCTCTATGGCCAGAGCTCAGGATCCGGATTCCGCCGGCTCCCAGTTCTTTATCATGCATGCTGACTACCCTGATCTAAACGACCAATATGCTGCTTTTGGTAAAGTAACGGAGGGTATGGAGGTCGTTGATGAAATTGCCGGACTTCCAACAGGTGAAAACGATCGCCCTGCTGACCCACTTCCAACAATGAAAAAGGTTACGGTTGACACACTGGGTAAAGATTATCCCGAGCCTGAGAAGAAATAA
- a CDS encoding sensor histidine kinase — MKAVPKYFVVWIKIVLLVVLLLLSTPLNVEGREAHTFVPDWQVRWDVKGPAAVVSPAQVKNSPDWVNIKHQERLSRPEDAFSAWFRVALPENEWNYPALLLDEVEGRDVRVFVEEEPIFESHRKYMYTNHRLLLPVQRGDMGKTLYIWLETPMDSNGIKGSMSIGEYEDLRGNFIRRDLGDFVMGSTFLFIAIVMFFSCFFLPRQPRTTWLSLSLVICSYGILLITYSPFLYTFYEEYGRVWVTLFDMSLFILVPSLTFYFEKIYGPGPFGLIRHMKKFQLIYSAFCFAFLIVNQLNSNQFYNAYYLVSARILGLIMILQILLLVGTTITYAAKRNKDAYIFSVGFSLLAVTALGDLLTFYVNNGNYHFFLWKWGVLGFIVSLIVMLGQKFIRSHEKVVKYSKKLELFNNELQRSEKMEIISELAASVAHEVRNPLQVTRGFMQLLGERSSPDQQEYLNLALNELDRASGIITDFLTFAKPELEQVAKINLSDELRHVTGILIPLANIGGGTIHLEVPKTIHILGNSSKLKQAMINLVKNSIEALDGEGTVKIWAYIDKGEAVIHVRDNGIGMDMQELSRLGEPYFSNKTKGTGLGLMVTFRIIEAMKGSIYFTSHKGIGTEVVISIPVAPSEEEMHSLQINDGDTE, encoded by the coding sequence ATGAAGGCTGTGCCTAAATATTTCGTCGTATGGATCAAAATTGTACTGCTGGTGGTACTTCTTCTATTGTCGACTCCACTGAACGTCGAAGGACGTGAAGCACATACGTTTGTCCCTGATTGGCAAGTAAGATGGGATGTAAAAGGACCGGCAGCGGTGGTATCCCCAGCTCAAGTGAAAAATTCTCCGGATTGGGTCAATATTAAACACCAAGAAAGACTTTCCAGACCTGAAGATGCTTTTTCCGCCTGGTTTCGAGTGGCCCTTCCTGAAAATGAATGGAATTATCCAGCTCTTCTGCTCGATGAAGTGGAGGGTCGGGACGTCCGGGTTTTCGTGGAGGAGGAACCTATTTTTGAATCCCACCGCAAATATATGTATACCAACCATCGTTTGCTGCTTCCGGTTCAGCGAGGGGATATGGGAAAGACACTTTACATATGGCTTGAAACACCGATGGATTCGAACGGTATTAAAGGTAGCATGAGCATCGGAGAATATGAGGATCTGCGAGGAAACTTCATCCGGAGGGATCTGGGTGACTTTGTCATGGGCAGCACTTTTCTCTTTATTGCCATAGTCATGTTTTTTAGCTGCTTCTTTTTGCCGAGACAGCCAAGGACAACATGGTTGTCTCTTAGTCTGGTCATTTGCTCTTACGGAATTCTTCTTATTACGTATTCACCGTTTCTGTATACTTTCTATGAAGAATACGGAAGGGTATGGGTCACATTGTTTGATATGTCTCTGTTTATCCTAGTTCCTTCGTTAACATTTTATTTTGAGAAAATATACGGACCAGGTCCATTTGGCTTAATTCGTCATATGAAAAAATTCCAATTGATCTACTCTGCATTTTGTTTTGCATTCCTTATCGTCAATCAGCTGAACAGTAACCAATTCTATAATGCTTATTATCTGGTTTCGGCTCGCATACTGGGGCTTATTATGATCCTGCAGATATTGCTTCTGGTAGGAACTACGATCACTTATGCGGCTAAACGAAACAAGGACGCATATATTTTTTCTGTAGGGTTCAGTTTACTGGCCGTTACAGCTTTGGGGGATCTGTTGACTTTTTACGTGAATAACGGCAACTACCATTTCTTTCTTTGGAAGTGGGGCGTGCTAGGATTTATAGTATCCCTAATCGTCATGCTGGGTCAGAAATTTATTCGTAGTCATGAAAAAGTAGTTAAATATTCGAAGAAACTGGAGTTGTTTAATAACGAGCTGCAGCGCTCTGAGAAAATGGAGATCATCAGTGAGCTTGCAGCTTCCGTTGCTCATGAGGTCCGCAATCCCCTACAGGTGACGAGAGGGTTTATGCAGCTACTTGGAGAGAGGTCGAGCCCGGATCAGCAGGAATATTTAAATCTGGCTCTTAATGAGCTGGATCGCGCTTCAGGGATTATTACCGATTTTCTTACCTTTGCCAAGCCTGAGTTGGAGCAGGTAGCGAAAATAAATTTGTCTGATGAGCTGCGGCATGTTACTGGGATTTTAATACCTCTGGCCAACATTGGCGGCGGCACGATCCATCTGGAAGTACCCAAAACGATACACATTCTGGGCAACTCATCAAAGCTCAAACAAGCGATGATTAATCTCGTCAAAAATAGCATTGAAGCTCTGGATGGAGAAGGAACGGTCAAGATATGGGCTTATATAGACAAGGGAGAGGCTGTTATTCATGTTCGGGATAACGGAATCGGGATGGATATGCAAGAGCTTTCCCGGCTCGGAGAACCCTATTTCTCTAACAAAACCAAGGGAACTGGGCTCGGATTAATGGTTACTTTTCGAATTATTGAAGCAATGAAAGGAAGCATCTATTTTACAAGTCATAAGGGTATTGGTACGGAGGTTGTTATCAGTATACCTGTGGCACCGTCTGAAGAAGAGATGCATTCACTACAGATAAATGATGGAGATACGGAATAA
- a CDS encoding UDP-N-acetylmuramoyl-L-alanyl-D-glutamate--2,6-diaminopimelate ligase, with protein sequence MRLASIVQGLDFDLVKGDLNIDVDAVAFDSREVIQNCVFVAVSGFTVDGHSFIPKAISLGATAIIVEKDVQVDESITVLKVRDTRDALALLSSNFYGRPTDQLNMIGITGTNGKTSISYFMKSILEQAGKHVGIIGTIGTMIGDQLKKNKNTTPESLYLQQIFADMVSSDISHCVMEVSSHALSLKRVAYSRFHTGIFTNLTPDHLELHNSMEEYFEAKSLLFDQTSDYNIINADDPYGRRLIDKVKHYKSKLVTYGIDSKADVYASDIRYFIDSTIYNVHTPAGSIEIKVNLPGDIYVLNSLAAIACAYCSGIDLEVIKNGIQAVEGIKGRMEVVYKDKNNLVIVDFAHTEDSLEKALLTLRPYAKGRIILVFGVYAAAGELGSDKRSSMGKVAAKHADLSIVTSDNPKDQDPDAIISEIVASMEAAGSSYKAIVDRKEAIEYALTIRQKDDIILITGKGHETSQIIGKTEIPFNEAEIVNEFIKRQLLNNGY encoded by the coding sequence TTGCGATTAGCTTCCATAGTGCAAGGCCTCGACTTTGATCTCGTGAAGGGCGATCTGAATATTGATGTGGATGCAGTCGCCTTCGATTCCCGGGAAGTGATACAAAATTGCGTTTTTGTCGCCGTATCCGGCTTCACGGTAGACGGCCACAGTTTTATTCCCAAAGCTATCAGTCTGGGCGCTACAGCCATCATCGTGGAAAAAGATGTACAGGTTGACGAATCCATTACGGTACTAAAAGTTCGGGACACTCGCGACGCGCTTGCGCTCCTATCGTCTAACTTCTACGGGAGACCTACGGATCAACTGAACATGATCGGCATTACAGGTACCAACGGTAAAACCTCGATCAGTTATTTCATGAAATCCATTCTGGAGCAGGCAGGCAAACATGTAGGTATTATTGGTACGATCGGAACAATGATCGGCGATCAGCTGAAGAAGAACAAGAACACGACGCCGGAATCATTGTATTTACAGCAGATTTTTGCCGATATGGTAAGTTCAGATATCAGTCATTGTGTCATGGAGGTCTCTTCCCATGCATTGAGTCTCAAACGAGTGGCGTACAGCCGTTTCCACACAGGAATCTTCACGAATCTAACACCGGACCATCTGGAACTGCATAACAGCATGGAAGAATATTTTGAGGCCAAATCCCTGCTGTTCGATCAGACATCCGATTACAACATCATCAATGCAGATGACCCATACGGGAGAAGATTGATTGATAAAGTTAAGCATTATAAATCGAAGCTTGTTACATACGGTATTGACAGTAAGGCTGATGTGTACGCCTCCGATATCCGTTATTTCATAGATTCTACCATTTATAATGTGCACACCCCGGCTGGAAGTATTGAGATCAAGGTTAACCTCCCGGGCGATATCTATGTGTTGAACAGCCTTGCTGCTATCGCTTGCGCATACTGTAGCGGCATCGACCTGGAAGTAATCAAGAACGGTATACAAGCGGTTGAAGGCATTAAAGGCCGTATGGAAGTTGTTTACAAGGATAAGAACAATCTGGTCATAGTTGACTTTGCTCATACAGAGGACAGCCTGGAAAAAGCGCTGTTAACGCTTCGCCCTTACGCAAAAGGCCGTATTATTCTGGTATTCGGCGTTTACGCTGCAGCAGGTGAGCTTGGCAGCGACAAGCGCAGCTCCATGGGTAAAGTAGCGGCTAAACACGCCGATCTATCTATCGTCACCTCAGACAATCCTAAGGATCAGGATCCAGATGCGATTATTTCTGAGATTGTGGCTTCTATGGAAGCCGCAGGAAGCTCTTACAAAGCCATTGTGGACCGCAAGGAAGCTATCGAGTATGCTCTCACGATCAGACAGAAGGACGATATCATTCTGATCACGGGAAAAGGTCACGAAACTTCACAGATCATCGGAAAAACGGAGATTCCTTTTAACGAAGCTGAAATTGTGAACGAATTTATAAAGAGGCAGTTGTTGAATAATGGATACTAA